Proteins encoded in a region of the Sugiyamaella lignohabitans strain CBS 10342 chromosome B, complete sequence genome:
- the STO1 gene encoding Sto1p (Large subunit of the nuclear mRNA cap-binding protein complex; interacts with Npl3p to carry nuclear poly(A)+ mRNA to cytoplasm; also involved in nuclear mRNA degradation and telomere maintenance; orthologous to mammalian CBP80; GO_component: GO:0000243 - commitment complex [Evidence IPI] [PMID 10072386]; GO_component: GO:0005737 - cytoplasm [Evidence IEA]; GO_component: GO:0005846 - nuclear cap binding complex [Evidence IEA]; GO_component: GO:0005846 - nuclear cap binding complex [Evidence IDA] [PMID 8811086]; GO_component: GO:0005634 - nucleus [Evidence IEA,IEA]; GO_component: GO:0005634 - nucleus [Evidence IDA] [PMID 22842922]; GO_component: GO:0048471 - perinuclear region of cytoplasm [Evidence IEA]; GO_component: GO:0005844 - polysome [Evidence IDA] [PMID 22072789]; GO_function: GO:0003723 - RNA binding [Evidence IEA,IEA]; GO_function: GO:0000339 - RNA cap binding [Evidence IEA]; GO_function: GO:0003729 - mRNA binding [Evidence IPI] [PMID 10072386]; GO_function: GO:0003729 - mRNA binding [Evidence IDA] [PMID 23222640]; GO_process: GO:0006370 - 7-methylguanosine mRNA capping [Evidence IEA]; GO_process: GO:0016070 - RNA metabolic process [Evidence IEA]; GO_process: GO:0008380 - RNA splicing [Evidence IEA]; GO_process: GO:0045292 - mRNA cis splicing, via spliceosome [Evidence IEA]; GO_process: GO:0006397 - mRNA processing [Evidence IEA]; GO_process: GO:0000398 - mRNA splicing, via spliceosome [Evidence IPI] [PMID 10072386]; GO_process: GO:0051028 - mRNA transport [Evidence IEA,IEA]; GO_process: GO:0000184 - nuclear-transcribed mRNA catabolic process, nonsense-mediated decay [Evidence IEA]; GO_process: GO:0000184 - nuclear-transcribed mRNA catabolic process, nonsense-mediated decay [Evidence IDA,IPI] [PMID 15753296]; GO_process: GO:0006970 - response to osmotic stress [Evidence IMP] [PMID 22072789]; GO_process: GO:0006810 - transport [Evidence IEA]) encodes MYNKYSSYDSRPSPGGNKRRRDDDESDFQRGRRAPPHIQKLIQLRRAIVEIGEPSKFKISEEIQKLGKDLGACDTDTRNGVLNTILAVVNEQPHKIPLLSGAVQIANAESEILGQVVIELAQSEIQKALNGGELNKVKLLIRFIASLAPIIEGDGVTEILSALLSIACDLQNEAINSDKGSKKSLVAEELYVAVLLALPFYVAADPLNIPYANEILKTSTERFQIGSFQAMNLIVPFSNGTSTIDAPYVAQEFVRLVKHALENIHSEYSDQWKTSNLLDIGSIVKESLNQPTESEDDQQAKSVKKHLFAAVHLPTLDTFKSFQPRFPYPRIYFQAYLPSVFETVPPPNSLEGVILRDIATDIITAMDFNRKEVTRQLITLDLFFADGCFTEPGISFDRLEKVRESGEEKSTWKVEDVALEAVLQHIFNLPYQSHAPAYYYTILIEACVMAPQAIAPVFGRAIRFIYKNLESLDVELVFRFLDWFGVHLSNFSFTWKWKEWEADLKLTENHPKQVFIRQLIEKELRLSYPERLRDTLPEEFKPLLRLIPSEPIFKYYEADSKYETEVRQLVAALRSKKSDEIQNAINVLREKALGESVGEHATELDRTLIDILVTTICYLGNRSLSHSKNWVSQTAEVLKGFITSSEDELTAIKSIVSYWTDLPHVGKWVMRHFVEANVLTDSSVTDYLLQGNEGLAPIVSCDGWEQFSWVMDKYDSSDDVAIQKTSRIISKLGLLLDQNSDDSDESSQWATWWYRGVAKSLFRKYPKLFTKARTQTGTVDKFLEDLFPALDELAELSSKSDLASTSSVVEINGEDQTLADGKELEPDMAKSNDNRPPEEPEPMDKD; translated from the coding sequence ATGTATAATAAGTATTCTTCGTACGATTCAAGACCAAGCCCGGGAGGGAATAAGAGGAGAAgggatgatgatgaaagtGATTTCCAGAGAGGTCGACGGGCCCCTCCACACATTCAGAAACTCATTCAATTGAGGAGAGcaattgttgaaattggAGAACCATCCAAATTTAAAATCTCCGAGGAAATTCAGAAATTAGGAAAAGATTTGGGTGCTTGCGATACCGATACGCGCAATGGTGTGCTCAATACAATTCTGGCTGTCGTAAATGAACAACCACATAAGATCCCACTATTGTCTGGTGCAGTTCAAATCGCGAACGCAGAAAGCGAGATTCTCGGGCAAGTTGTGATAGAATTGGCTCAGAGTGAAATCCAGAAAGCCCTCAATGGAGGTGAACTCAATAAAGTAAAACTCCTCATTCGCTTTATTGCTTCCCTTGCTCCTATAATTGAGGGTGATGGGGTCACCGAGATTCTGAGTGCCCTTCTTAGCATAGCATGCGACCTACAGAACGAGGCAATTAATTCGGACAAGGGAAGTAAAAAGTCCCTAGTTGCCGAGGAATTGTATGTGGCTGTATTACTTGCACTTCCATTTTACGTTGCTGCTGACCCATTGAATATCCCCTACGCTAATGAGATCTTAAAGACCTCAACGGAGCGATTTCAGATAGGATCTTTCCAGGCAATGAACCTGATAGTACCTTTTTCAAACGGAACATCCACTATTGATGCACCTTATGTAGCCCAAGAGTTTGTGCGTTTAGTCAAGCATGCGCTGGAGAACATACATAGTGAATATTCTGATCAATGGAAAACATCCAATTTACTTGATATTGGGTCAATTGTTAAAGAATCTCTCAATCAGCCTACTGAGAGTGAAGACGACCAGCAGGCTAAATCTGTAAAGAAACATCTTTTTGCGGCGGTTCACCTGCCAACACTAGACACATTCAAGTCCTTCCAACCACGATTCCCATACCCCAGAATCTATTTTCAAGCTTACTTGCCGTCAGTCTTCGAAACAGTACCGCCCCCCAATAGTTTAGAGGGTGTCATTCTTAGAGACATTGCCACCGATATTATTACAGCTATGGATTTTAACAGAAAGGAAGTCACTCGACAGTTGATTACTCTTGATCTATTTTTTGCTGACGGGTGTTTCACAGAACCGGGTATATCTTTCGACCGCCTTGAAAAGGTTCGGGAGAGTGGTGAAGAGAAATCAACCTGGAAAGTCGAAGACGTGGCCCTGGAAGCCGTTTTACAGCACATTTTTAATTTACCTTACCAAAGCCACGCACCTGCTTATTATTATACTATTCTTATCGAGGCATGTGTAATGGCCCCTCAAGCAATTGCCCCTGTGTTTGGAAGGGCAATTCggtttatatataaaaattTGGAATCACTAGATGTTGAGCTAGTATTTAGATTCCTTGATTGGTTTGGCGTACATTTGAGTAATTTTAGTTTTACTTGGAAATGGAAAGAGTGGGAGGCTGATCTCAAACTGACAGAGAACCATCCCAAGCAAGTATTTATTCGGCAGCTCATTGAAAAGGAGCTACGACTAAGCTATCCGGAAAGACTTCGAGATACACTACCAGAGGAATTCAAGCCATTATTAAGACTAATTCCTAGTGAACCTATTTTCAAATATTATGAAGCCGACAGCAAGTACGAGACTGAGGTTCGTCAATTAGTTGCTGCATTACGATCAAAAAAATCCGACGAAATCCAAAATGCGATTAACGTGTTGCGGGAAAAGGCTCTCGGTGAGAGTGTCGGGGAACATGCAACAGAGCTTGATCGCACTTTAATCGATATCTTAGTTACAACTATATGCTACCTTGGAAATCGATCTCTAAGCCATTCCAAAAACTGGGTTTCTCAGACTGCTGAGGTTTTGAAGGGCTTTATCACATCTTCTGAAGACGAGCTTACTGCTATTAAAAGCATTGTTTCATATTGGACGGATCTTCCTCATGTTGGCAAGTGGGTTATGAGACATTTTGTCGAGGCAAATGTATTAACTGATTCGTCAGTTACTGACTATTTATTGCAAGGTAACGAGGGCCTGGCTCCCATAGTAAGCTGTGATGGATGGGAGCAATTTTCCTGGGTTATGGACAAGTACGATTCTTCGGATGATGTTGCTATTCAAAAGACCTCGAGGATTATAAGTAAGCTAGGGTTACTATTAGATCAAAATAGTGATGATAGTGATGAATCATCACAATGGGCAACCTGGTGGTATAGAGGTGTTGCAAAATCCTTATTTAGAAAGTATCCCAAACTGTTTACTAAAGCTAGAACTCAAACGGGCACGGTTGATAAATTTTTGGAAGATCTCTTCCCTGCTTTGGACGAGCTAGCGGAGTTGAGCAGCAAAAGTGATTTGGCTTCCACGTCTTCCGTCGTAGAAATTAATGGCGAAGATCAAACATTAGCTGACGGGAAGGAACTCGAACCTGATATGGCTAAGTCTAACGACAATAGGCCGCCAGAAGAGCCGGAGCCGATGGATAAAGACTAA
- the TRP3 gene encoding bifunctional anthranilate synthase/indole-3-glycerol-phosphate synthase (Indole-3-glycerol-phosphate synthase; forms bifunctional hetero-oligomeric anthranilate synthase:indole-3-glycerol phosphate synthase enzyme complex with Trp2p; GO_component: GO:0005950 - anthranilate synthase complex [Evidence IPI] [PMID 3881257]; GO_component: GO:0005737 - cytoplasm [Evidence IDA] [PMID 14562095]; GO_function: GO:0004049 - anthranilate synthase activity [Evidence IEA]; GO_function: GO:0004049 - anthranilate synthase activity [Evidence IGI] [PMID 3881257]; GO_function: GO:0003824 - catalytic activity [Evidence IEA,IEA]; GO_function: GO:0004425 - indole-3-glycerol-phosphate synthase activity [Evidence IEA,IEA]; GO_function: GO:0004425 - indole-3-glycerol-phosphate synthase activity [Evidence IMP] [PMID 3881257]; GO_function: GO:0004425 - indole-3-glycerol-phosphate synthase activity [Evidence IGI,ISS] [PMID 6323449]; GO_function: GO:0016829 - lyase activity [Evidence IEA]; GO_function: GO:0016740 - transferase activity [Evidence IEA]; GO_process: GO:0009073 - aromatic amino acid family biosynthetic process [Evidence IEA]; GO_process: GO:0008652 - cellular amino acid biosynthetic process [Evidence IEA]; GO_process: GO:0006541 - glutamine metabolic process [Evidence IEA]; GO_process: GO:0008152 - metabolic process [Evidence IEA,IEA]; GO_process: GO:0000162 - tryptophan biosynthetic process [Evidence IEA,IEA]; GO_process: GO:0000162 - tryptophan biosynthetic process [Evidence IMP] [PMID 10790693]; GO_process: GO:0006568 - tryptophan metabolic process [Evidence IEA]): MTASSLSQNVVMIDNYDSFTWNLYEYLCREGANVQVFRNDKITVEEIAALNPDRILISPGPGHPLTDAGISCDAIKYFAGKIPVIGVCMGQQCMVTVFGGEVKFAGEIVHGKTSTITHDSKGIFEGASQHIAVTRYHSLAGNPTSIPECLDVSATSDTGIIMGVRHKEYTVEGVQFHPESILTEEGRKMVRNFLTISGGTWKEHQANVAKAANNSVSSNASQANGSILNRIFEQRKKDVEEAKKVPGRSFKELEKSLKLGLAPTLIDFADRLSHQDMSVMAEIKRASPSKGPIGLSVHAPTQARIYAEAGAATISVLTEPHWFLGSLEDLRLARLAVDSLPNRPAILRKEFIFDEYQILEARLAGADTVLLIVKMLDDSTLERLYKYSKSLGMEPLVEVASAEELTRANAIGSKVIGVNNRDLHSFNVDLNTTSSLVSNVPDGVILAALSGITSNAEVSKYAKDGVRAVLVGEALMKADDPSYFLKSLLA, from the coding sequence ATGACTGCTAGTAGCTTATCTCAGAATGTTGTCATGATTGACAATTATGATTCTTTTACATGGAATCTATACGAATATCTATGCCGTGAAGGTGCTAATGTCCAGGTATTCAGAAATGACAAGATCACAGTAGAAGAGATTGCAGCACTAAATCCTGATCGCATACTCATATCACCAGGCCCTGGTCATCCTCTCACAGATGCAGGTATTTCATGTGATGCTATCAAGTACTTCGCTGGTAAAATTCCAGTGATTGGCGTGTGTATGGGTCAGCAGTGTATGGTCACAGTTTTCGGAGGGGAGGTTAAGTTCGCAGGAGAAATTGTACATGGAAAAACTTCAACCATTACTCACGATTCAAAGGGCATTTTTGAAGGTGCCTCGCAACACATCGCTGTTACTAGATACCATTCTCTGGCAGGAAATCCTACTTCAATTCCCGAATGTTTAGATGTGTCTGCCACATCAGACACCGGTATTATAATGGGTGTTCGTCATAAGGAATACACTGTTGAAGGAGTTCAATTTCATCCTGAATCAATTCTTACCGAGGAAGGACGAAAGATGGTTAGAAACTTTTTGACTATTAGTGGAGGTACCTGGAAAGAGCACCAAGCGAATGTGGCAAAAGCTGCTAACAACTCTGTGTCCTCTAATGCATCACAAGCCAATGGTTCTATCTTGAACAGAATTTTTGAGCAACGGAAGAAAGATGTTGAGGAAGCTAAAAAGGTCCCTGGACGTTCGTTTAAGGAATTAGAAAAGTCCTTAAAGCTCGGACTAGCACCCACACTTATTGATTTTGCGGATCGGTTGTCCCATCAAGATATGTCCGTTATGGCTGAAATTAAACGTGCTTCACCATCGAAGGGCCCAATAGGATTAAGCGTCCATGCCCCCACCCAGGCTCGCATCTATGCCGAGGCAGGTGCTGCAACTATATCTGTTCTAACAGAACCGCATTGGTTTTTGGGATCATTGGAAGATCTCCGTCTTGCTAGATTAGCGGTAGATTCTTTACCAAATAGGCCAGCAATTTTACGCAAAGAGTTTATTTTCGATGAATACCAAATCTTGGAAGCCCGATTAGCAGGGGCCGATACTGTATTACTAATTGTGAAGATGCTGGATGACTCAACTCTAGAGAGACTCTACAAATATTCTAAGTCCTTAGGAATGGAACCTTtagtagaagtagcatCTGCTGAAGAGTTGACTAGAGCTAATGCCATAGGCTCCAAGGTCATTGGTGTTAACAATAGAGATTTGCATTCCTTCAATGTTGACCTTAATACGACATCGTCCTTAGTTTCCAATGTACCAGATGGTGTTATCCTTGCGGCTCTCAGCGGAATAACCTCAAACGCCGAGGTCTCGAAGTATGCTAAAGATGGTGTCCGTGCCGTCCTTGTTGGTGAAGCTTTAATGAAAGCGGACGATCCATCGTATTTCTTGAAATCTCTACTAGCATAG
- the ALG5 gene encoding dolichyl-phosphate beta-glucosyltransferase (UDP-glucose:dolichyl-phosphate glucosyltransferase; involved in asparagine-linked glycosylation in the endoplasmic reticulum; GO_component: GO:0005783 - endoplasmic reticulum [Evidence IEA]; GO_component: GO:0005789 - endoplasmic reticulum membrane [Evidence IEA]; GO_component: GO:0005789 - endoplasmic reticulum membrane [Evidence IDA] [PMID 9560251]; GO_component: GO:0016021 - integral component of membrane [Evidence IEA]; GO_component: GO:0016020 - membrane [Evidence IEA]; GO_function: GO:0004581 - dolichyl-phosphate beta-glucosyltransferase activity [Evidence IEA]; GO_function: GO:0004581 - dolichyl-phosphate beta-glucosyltransferase activity [Evidence IDA] [PMID 8076653]; GO_function: GO:0016740 - transferase activity [Evidence IEA]; GO_function: GO:0016757 - transferase activity, transferring glycosyl groups [Evidence IEA]; GO_process: GO:0006487 - protein N-linked glycosylation [Evidence TAS] [PMID 8076653]; GO_process: GO:0006486 - protein glycosylation [Evidence IEA]) yields MSVVVPCYNETGRLGLMLDECVPVLNEEFGNSWEILLVDDGSKDGTDQFALKWAMDHKLPPLSLKVTKLEKNRGKGGAVTHGMKYVSGKYAIYADADGASNFSDIKKLLVKIKDDKLGVAIGSRAHMVNTDAVVKRSFIRNFLMYGLHTLLYVFGIRTIGDTQCGFKLFTRDALKLIFPFMHTEGWIFDVEVLILAMKKNIPIYEVPISWHEVEGSKIELARDSIKMAIDLVIMRFAYLLGIYQAHKVTIDNKKDR; encoded by the coding sequence ATGAGCGTGGTTGTTCCCTGTTATAATGAAACTGGCCGACTAGGGCTCATGCTTGACGAATGTGTCCCAGTTTTGAACGAAGAGTTTGGAAACTCTTGGGAAATCTTGCTGGTAGATGACGGATCAAAAGACGGTACTGATCAATTCGCATTGAAATGGGCTATGGACCACAAGCTTCCCCCTTTGAGCTTAAAAGTCACCAAGCTAGAAAAAAATAGAGGAAAGGGAGGAGCTGTTACCCATGGCATGAAATACGTTTCAGGTAAATATGCAATTtatgctgatgctgatggaGCTTCCAACTTTAGCGATATCAAAAAACTGCTGGTCAAGATTAAAGATGATAAACTAGGAGTTGCTATAGGATCCCGCGCTCATATGGTAAATACAGATGCTGTGGTTAAGAGGTCGTTTATCCGCAATTTCCTTATGTATGGACTACACACTTTACTCTATGTTTTTGGCATTCGAACTATTGGTGACACCCAATGTGGATTCAAGCTGTTCACCAGAGACGCGTTAAAACTGATCTTTCCCTTTATGCATACTGAAGGATGGATATTTGATGTTGAAGTACTCATCTTGGCCATGAAAAAGAACATTCCTATATATGAGGTTCCTATTTCATGGCATGAGGTTGAAGGATCTAAGATTGAACTCGCCAGGGACAGCATAAAAATGGCCATCGATCTAGTCATCATGAGATTTGCCTACCTCTTGGGAATCTACCAGGCTCATAAAGTTACCATTGACAATAAGAAGGACAGATAG